From a region of the Carassius auratus strain Wakin chromosome 31, ASM336829v1, whole genome shotgun sequence genome:
- the im:7152348 gene encoding E3 ubiquitin-protein ligase KEG, translated as MVLFEDQECGVCYLRYSRIDRVPRTLHCNHTFCTPCLETMGLHSSGLRTIRCPLCRQVTCLDRGISLQEALFVNSQVWDNICDEQEEEEDERQQEKEEEGGNADMQVLSSSQAECPVRKQYRPKLRLPTFLKRMSFSRQPEERIVPTCNVEMMSWRRISSEEI; from the exons ATGGTGCTGTTTGAGGATCAGGAATGTGGGGTCTGTTACCTGCGTTACTCCCGCATCGACCGCGTTCCCAGAACTCTCCACTGCAACCACACATTCTGCACCCCCTGTCTGGAGACAATGGGGCTGCATTCCAGCGGCCTGCGCACCATTCGCTGTCCCCTCTGTCGCCAGGTGACTTGTTTGGACCGTGGCATCAGCTTGCAGGAGGCTCTTTTTGTCAATAGCCAAGTGTGGGACAACATTTGTGATGagcaagaggaagaagaggatgagAGACAGCAGGAAAAAGAGGAAGAGGGGGGAAACGCTGATATGCAGGTGCTGTCCTCATCACAAGCTGAATG TCCAGTGCGAAAACAATACAGACCCAAACTCCGACTCCCGACTTTCCTGAAGAGAATGAGTTTCTCCAGGCAACCTGAAGAGAGGATTGTTCCCACCTGCAATGT AGAAATGATGTCATGGAGAAGGATTTCATCAGAAGAGATTTAA